The DNA sequence TTATTGTCGAGGCGAGGCAATACGCGATAAGGTTCCGCTCCCCGCTGCGCCCCAACGCTCCGCTCCGCCGCACCGGGATGGCTGGCGGACGACTCACGTGACCCTGACGAGTGACAGATGGCTGATCTACCAATCGACGACCTAAACGTTGCATCCAACGTGACCCTCATCACGCCGGAGCAACTGAAGCGTGAACTCCCGCTGACCGCCACGGCATTGCAGACCGTTTCACACGGGCGCCAGGTTGTCCGCGACATTCTCGACGGCAAAGACCACCGCCTGTTTCTGGTAATCGGTCCCTGCTCCATCCACGATCTCAAGGCCGCGCATGAGTATGCCGAACGCCTCAAGGTCCTGGCGGAGACGGTGTCCGACAGCCTGTTTCTCGTCATGCGGGTGTACTTCGAGAAGCCACGCACCACCGTCGGCTGGAAAGGCCTGATCAACGATCCCTACATGGACGACTCGTTCAAGATTCAGGACGGCCTGCATATCGGTCGCAAGCTGCTACTGGACCTCGCCGAGATGGGGTTGCCTACCGCCACCGAAGCGCTGGACCCCATCTCACCGCAATATCTGCAGGACCTGATCAGCTGGTCGGCAATCGGCGCCCGCACCACTGAATCCCAGACACACCGCGAGATGGCCTCAGGTCTATCCTCTGCAGTGGGTTTCAAGAATGGTACGGACGGCAGCCTGACCGTCGCCATCAATGCGCTGCAATCCGTTTCCAGCCCGCACCGTTTCCTCGGTATCAACCAGTCCGGTGGCGTATCCATCGTGACCACCAAGGGCAACTCCTACGGGCATGTGGTACTGCGCGGTGGCAATGGCAAGCCAAACTACGACTCGGTCAGCGTGGCGGTGTGCGAACAGGAATTGAACAAGGCTGGCGTTACCCCCAACATCATGGTCGACTGCAGCCATGCGAACTCCAACAAGGACCCTGCGCTGCAGCCTTTGGTCATGGAAAACGTGGCCAACCAGATCCTCGAGGGGAATAACTCAATCGTCGGATTGATGGTGGAAAGCCATTTGGGCTGGGGTAATCAGCCTATTCCAAAAGACCTGTCGGACCTGAAATACGGGGTATCCGTTACCGACGCGTGCATCGATTGGGAAGCCACCGAGAAAGCCATTCTTGGCATGCATGCAAAGCTGAAGGATGTATTGCCCAAGCGCGCCCGCGGTTGACGGCTATTTCTGGTTCGAGAAAACGCCGCTTGCCGGCGTTTTCCTTTTATTCACTTTCGATAGTATCCGTAGAGTTGCCCTGTCGCTCGATATACCGCTCTACGTACGAACAGGATGGAATCACCGTATAGCCTTCGCGCTTGGCGTAATCCAGCGCGTGCTGCGCCAGTACAGCTGCAACGCCACGGCCGCGGAGCGCATCAGGCACGAACGTCCGGTAAATATCCAGGGTCTGCTTACCCAAATCTACATAAGCCAGGTAGGCGCGATAGCCGTCCACGGTAGTTTCGAACTGGTGGCTCGTCCGGTCATGGTGGATGGTTAGCTTGTCGGTCATCTAGCCTCCTCAGCAGGCTTGCTGCCTTCAACTTGAGAGGTGCATGCGGAGCCCGCACATTCCCCATTTTCTTGTTTGTTTGACGACGCATGCTACCGCTATGTAAGACGTCGCTTCAATTGCTTAAAGCTAGTGATGCCTCTACGCCTGGGGGATTGATGCTTTTGATTTACGTAGCACTGCGAAGTGCAACTTTTCAGCATCCCGACTGGTCCATGTAACGAGTGCAACGCTGGTTCTGATTGTTTTTCAGCCAATCTGGCTAGCATATGCCGTGAAAGAATGAGCTTGCAGAAAAATTGTGGTAGCCGCTGCTTGCCTCAGTTTACTTAGCGCAACTAATCGGTAGTATGTGCGCGCCAACTTTCCATAACGGGAGTTGCCATGGATTTCATCCTTAAGGGGAACACGATGAACAACGTTCTGAAATTTTCTGCTCTGGCTTTCGCCGCAGTTCTGGCTACTGGGTGCAGCAACAGCATGACTCAGGAAGGCGAAGCCCGTCTGACCGCGACCGAAGACGCCGCTGCCCGCGCTCAGGCCCGTGCCGACGAAGCGTACAGCAAGGCCGACGAGGCTCTGCAGGCTGCTCAGAAGGCTCAGCAGACTGCTGACGAAGCCAATGAGCGTGCGCTGCGTATGCTGGAACGTGCCAGCCGCAAGTAAGCTTCAGGCGATAAAAAAAGCCGACCTGCTCCAGGTCGGCTTTTTTATGGGTGACGGATTAACCTCTCGATTTAGCAGCTGCTGTCAGAAGATCGGGTCGTCCTGACTGGCCAATGCCTGCCCCTGCTCGGCAATCTGAATCGGCAAGCCGTCTTCACCAGCAATGATCTCCCGCACCATTTCCCAATCCAGTTGCAGCACACCGGCCGCTTCATCACGCTGAAGCAGCGTATTGACCACTACGGCGTGCTTATCCATGAGCGTCATGTGCTTGTCTTCGTCTTGCAACGGCGTATGCGCCTCCAGATAGATCTTGCCTTGGCTCACACCGAACTTGTAGGGCTCGTCAATGATCCGCACCGCAGTGCCGACCTTGACCCGCCCGGCCAGCTCTAGCACGTTGTGATTGAGCATGCGGAAGCAACCGTGACTGACACGCATGCCGATGCCGAACTTCTTGTTCGAACCGTGGATGAGGTAGCCGGGCATTGCCAGCGTCATCTTGTACGGGCCAAGCGGGTTATCCGGCCCCGGCGGGACGACTTTCGGCAGCGGATCGCCCTCGGCGGCGTGCTCGTCTCGAATCGACTGCGGCGGATACCAGGCAGGATTGTTGGTCATTGCTGAAATGCGGGTATTGCCTACAGGCGAACCCCATCCCTCCCGCCCGATTCCAAGGGGAAAGGTGTGTACGACGTTTTCGCCCTTCGGGTAGTAGTACAGCCGATACTCAGCCAGGTTGATCACGATGCCTTCACGCGGACCGGGCGGCAGAATGAAGCGCGTCGGCAGGATGATGTCGGTACCTTCACCCGGCAGCCATGGATCGACTCCCGGATTAGCCGCAACCAGCTCCAGATAGCCCAGATCATGCGTCTCGCCCAGCGCCGCGAAGGTGTCTTCGTATTTGGCCTTGATGACCTGGATCTGCCCAACCACGTCCTCGCCTTCCGGGGGCAACGGCAACTCCAGCGCAGCGGAGCGGCCGGCCAACAGCAAAGCAGCGAAGGACAAACAGGAGGCGACTACAGACGCACGCGAGAGCATCAGGGGTTCCTTGGAAAAATTGATCGTGTTGCCGGTGATTGTACTCGAAGCGATGGCGGCAGCCGAGCTACCAGGCGCTAACGGCAGACGAGAGGCCTTTGCGCTGTGCGCTCAGCGCGTCGCGGCATGCCGGACAGAGCTGGCGACTCTTGAGAATAGAGCGCTCGACATCCTGCCAGTGCGGTCGCGCAGGCAGAAAACCGCCACAGAGCGTACGATCACCCCGGCCACTCAATTCGAGCTGACGCAACGCCAGATGCAGACGATTCTCGCGACAGGCGAAAAGGTCGAACTGCTCGTCCGGGACGATGAGGCGATAGGCAAATAGGGTCCAGGCTGGGCGCGGCATCTGAGGCTCCAATCGAGGGCCGCGACAGTAGCCGCGCGCGCACCTCAAAGCAAGGGTTCGAGCACTGGCCAGACGTTATCCAGCAGCCTCTGCTGCGCGCTGGCTGTAGGATGGATGCGATCGGGCTGCATCATGCCTTCGACCCCGCCTACGCCTTCAAGAAAAAACGGTACGTAAGGCAGTTCTTTGTCGGCGGCAAGCGAGTCGAACGCCTGGGCGAACGCCGTGGTGTATCGTTGGCCGAGATTCGGCGGCAACCGCATGCCCA is a window from the Pseudomonas sp. MTM4 genome containing:
- a CDS encoding 3-deoxy-7-phosphoheptulonate synthase, which encodes MADLPIDDLNVASNVTLITPEQLKRELPLTATALQTVSHGRQVVRDILDGKDHRLFLVIGPCSIHDLKAAHEYAERLKVLAETVSDSLFLVMRVYFEKPRTTVGWKGLINDPYMDDSFKIQDGLHIGRKLLLDLAEMGLPTATEALDPISPQYLQDLISWSAIGARTTESQTHREMASGLSSAVGFKNGTDGSLTVAINALQSVSSPHRFLGINQSGGVSIVTTKGNSYGHVVLRGGNGKPNYDSVSVAVCEQELNKAGVTPNIMVDCSHANSNKDPALQPLVMENVANQILEGNNSIVGLMVESHLGWGNQPIPKDLSDLKYGVSVTDACIDWEATEKAILGMHAKLKDVLPKRARG
- a CDS encoding GNAT family N-acetyltransferase, which translates into the protein MTDKLTIHHDRTSHQFETTVDGYRAYLAYVDLGKQTLDIYRTFVPDALRGRGVAAVLAQHALDYAKREGYTVIPSCSYVERYIERQGNSTDTIESE
- a CDS encoding Lpp/OprI family alanine-zipper lipoprotein → MNNVLKFSALAFAAVLATGCSNSMTQEGEARLTATEDAAARAQARADEAYSKADEALQAAQKAQQTADEANERALRMLERASRK
- a CDS encoding L,D-transpeptidase family protein, which produces MLSRASVVASCLSFAALLLAGRSAALELPLPPEGEDVVGQIQVIKAKYEDTFAALGETHDLGYLELVAANPGVDPWLPGEGTDIILPTRFILPPGPREGIVINLAEYRLYYYPKGENVVHTFPLGIGREGWGSPVGNTRISAMTNNPAWYPPQSIRDEHAAEGDPLPKVVPPGPDNPLGPYKMTLAMPGYLIHGSNKKFGIGMRVSHGCFRMLNHNVLELAGRVKVGTAVRIIDEPYKFGVSQGKIYLEAHTPLQDEDKHMTLMDKHAVVVNTLLQRDEAAGVLQLDWEMVREIIAGEDGLPIQIAEQGQALASQDDPIF